From Oceanidesulfovibrio indonesiensis:
CTGCTGGTTGTGGGTCTTGCAGCCTGTGATAACAGAGACACGAAAACGCCTGCTCAGGGCGCATCCGCAGAGAGCAACGCGACCGGTCAGCCGGTGACTCTGATGGATGGCAAACTCACTTTCTCTCTGCCAACCGATATGACTGACCAGAGCGGCAAGCTGGGCACCCAGGCGAACAACATGCACGTTTACTCCGACGCAACCGGGCAGAAAGCGGTCATTGTGATTGTGGGCGACGACACCAGCGAAGACCTGGCCGTGCTGTCCAAACGTCTGGAAGATCAGCAGCGCGGCCGCGACCCGCAGCTGCAGGTGGTGACCAATAAATCCATCGAGCTGAAAGGCCACACGCTGCAACAGCTGGACAGCATCATCTCCGCCAAAGGCCAGACCGCCTGGTCTTCTGTCGTGCTGGGCAAGGTCGATAACAAACTGCTGACCCTGCAGATCACCCTGCCAGCGGAAGATCAGCAGAAAGCGCAGACGGCGGCTGAAAACATCATTAACACCATCGTGATCCAGTAACCTTCACGATGATGACGTGGCCTCCGCTGCCTGCACCGGGGGCCCTTTTTTTAGCCGCCACGTCAGCAGCAGCGCACTGACCACC
This genomic window contains:
- a CDS encoding DcrB family lipoprotein, with product MRNLVKYVGIGLLVVGLAACDNRDTKTPAQGASAESNATGQPVTLMDGKLTFSLPTDMTDQSGKLGTQANNMHVYSDATGQKAVIVIVGDDTSEDLAVLSKRLEDQQRGRDPQLQVVTNKSIELKGHTLQQLDSIISAKGQTAWSSVVLGKVDNKLLTLQITLPAEDQQKAQTAAENIINTIVIQ